GATGATTTTAATTTTAACACCTTCAACATCAATTTTTCGAAGTGAAGATGCCATTGCTTCAGCCGATCCCTGGACATCTGCTTTAATAATTATATTAATTTCCTTCATTTCACCTTGTTTAATTTGTTCAAATAAATCATCCAGGCTGACTTTTGTCTGCTCGGTACGATTTTCCTGAATGTGTTTTTGCTGGCGTGCCTCACCAATTTGACGTGACTTTTTCTCATCGGAAAATACTAGGAATTGGTCGCCGGCTTGCGGCACATCGTTCAAACCGGTTATTTCTACGGGTGTTGATGGGCCAGCTTCTTTCACACGTTCTCCGATGTCACTGACCATTGCACGAACACGGCCAAATGTGTTACCAACTACAAGCGAGTCTCCCACATGAAGTGTACCGTTTTGCACTAATAAAGTAGCTACAGAGCCCCTTCCTTTATCAAGCTGGGCATCGATCACCGTACCAAAAGCATTATTGTTAGGGTTTGCTTTTAATTCTTCTACTTCCGATACAAGTAGAAGCATTTCCAGTAAGTCATCAAGACCTTCATGCTTAACAGCTGACATGTTAACGAAAATTGTACTGCCTCCCCAGTCTTCAGGAATCAGTTCATATTCCGTTAATTCCTGCATCACACGGTCAGGATTAGCGCCTTCTTTATCCATTTTATTTACTGCTACAATAATTGGCACTTCTGCAGCTTTAGCGTGATTGATTGCCTCCACTGTCTGCGGCATTACCCCATCATCTGCAGCAACTACCAGAACAGCAATGTCGGTAACTTGTGCACCACGTGAACGCATACTTGTGAATGCTGCGTGTCCTGGAGTATCGAGAAATGTTACTTTCTTTCCTTCATTTTCGACTTGATACGCACCAATATGCTGTGTGATACCGCCTGCTTCGCCTTCTGTCACTTTTGTATGACGAATTGCATCCAATAACGTTGTTTTACCATGGTCAACGTGCCCCATAATCGTAACAACTGCTGGTCGTTCAATTAAGTCAGCTTCTTTATCTTCTTCTAAATATTTGTCAAAGTCGGTATCCTCTAAGATAATTTCTTTTTCTACCTCAACATCATACTCTGCACAAATTAATTCTACAGCATCATCATCAAGATCCTGGTTCTTGGTTGCCATTACACCAAGGAACATTAACTTTTTGATAATTTCGGATGCATCTTTATTCAGCTTGCCTGCCAAATCACTTACC
The genomic region above belongs to Virgibacillus doumboii and contains:
- the infB gene encoding translation initiation factor IF-2, with the protein product MSKMRIYEYAKQNNTTSKEVIQYLKDLNIEVSNHMSTVSIETILKLDEKFGSNEPEKPAKKNPDKKQGNKNNNRSGQSNKGNDQSKKGSNQKGNNQKGNNHGSKGKSGNHPKSQGQQKKGQQQNRNKKQQHGKKGKHNNSAPQHQKPAVKETPKHITYSETLTVSDLAGKLNKDASEIIKKLMFLGVMATKNQDLDDDAVELICAEYDVEVEKEIILEDTDFDKYLEEDKEADLIERPAVVTIMGHVDHGKTTLLDAIRHTKVTEGEAGGITQHIGAYQVENEGKKVTFLDTPGHAAFTSMRSRGAQVTDIAVLVVAADDGVMPQTVEAINHAKAAEVPIIVAVNKMDKEGANPDRVMQELTEYELIPEDWGGSTIFVNMSAVKHEGLDDLLEMLLLVSEVEELKANPNNNAFGTVIDAQLDKGRGSVATLLVQNGTLHVGDSLVVGNTFGRVRAMVSDIGERVKEAGPSTPVEITGLNDVPQAGDQFLVFSDEKKSRQIGEARQQKHIQENRTEQTKVSLDDLFEQIKQGEMKEINIIIKADVQGSAEAMASSLRKIDVEGVKIKIIHTGVGAITESDIILASASNAIVVGFNVRPDANAKKAAESEKVDVRLHRVIYKVIEEIEAAMKGMLDPEFEEKVIGQVEVRETFKVSKIGTIAGSYVTDGKVTRNSGVRVIRDGVVQFEGEIDTLKRYKDDVKEVAQNYECGITIKNFNDIKEGDIIEAFVMEEIERT